From Oryzias melastigma strain HK-1 linkage group LG15, ASM292280v2, whole genome shotgun sequence, one genomic window encodes:
- the btbd9 gene encoding BTB/POZ domain-containing protein 9 has product MSNSHPLRPLASVSEIDHIHLLSEQLGALVLGEEYSDVTFIVEGKRFPAHRVILAARCHYFRALLFGGMKESQPQAEVRLEETRAEAFSMLLNYLYTGRASLSSAREEVLLDFLGLAHRYGLQPLEDSTSDFLRTILHTNNVCLVFDVACLYSLSALSAACCAYMDRHAPEVLNSDGFLTLSKAALLTVVQRDSFAATEKDIFQALCRWCHHHQDGDHTQEVMSVVRLPLMTLTEMLNVVRPSGLVSPDDLLDAIKTRSESRNMDLNYRGMLIPEENIATMKHGAQVVKGELKSALLDGDTQNYDLDHGFSRHPIEEDGRAGIEVKLGQPSIINHIRLLLWDRDSRSYSYYIEVSMDELDWIRVVDHSKHLCRSWQNLYFTPRVCRYVRIVGTHNTVNKVFHLVAFECMFTSRSFTLENGLLVPAENVATTACCASVIEGVSRSRNALLNGDTRNYDWDSGYTCHQLGSGAIVIQLAQPYSVSSLRLLLWDCDERSYSYYIEVSTNQQQWLKVVDRTKVACRSWQTLNFDKQPASFIRIVGTHNTANEVFHCVHFECPAQLDTEVKEGSPGLDSSDSGGGGPQQQRSQRPPRSHSLLSSQPSPSSFSTAPHH; this is encoded by the exons ATGAGCAACAGCCACCCCCTGCGGCCGCTGGCCTCCGTGTCGGAGATCGACCACATCCACCTGCTGTCGGAGCAGCTGGGAGCGCTCGTGCTCGGCGAGGAGTACAGTGACGTCACCTTCATCGTGGAGGGGAAGCGCTTCCCGGCGCACCGGGTCATCCTGGCGGCGCGCTGCCACTACTTCAG GGCCCTTCTGTTCGGCGGGATGAAGGAGTCCCAGCCTCAGGCCGAGGTGCGTTTGGAGGAGACCCGAGCCGAAGCCTTCTCCATGCTGCTGAACTACCTGTACACGGGCCGGGCCAGCCTGAGTTCTGCCCGGGAAGAGGTGCTGCTGGACTTCCTGGGCCTGGCTCACCGGTACGGCCTCCAACCTCTGGAAGACTCCACCTCTGACTTCCTGCGCACCATCCTGCACACCAACAACGTCTGCCTGGTCTTCGATGTGGCCTGCCTGTACTCTCTGAGCGCGCTCAGTGCAGCCTGCTGTGCTTACATGGACAGACACGCGCCCGAGGTTCTGAACTCAGACGGGTTTCTGACGCTCTCTAAG GCCGCTCTGCTCACCGTGGTGCAGCGGGACTCCTTCGCTGCCACGGAGAAGGACATCTTCCAGGCCTTGTGTCGCTGGTGTCACCACCACCAGGACGGAGACCACACCCAGGAAGTCATGTCAGTGGTGCGGCTGCCGCTCATGACGCTGACGGAGATGCTGAACGTGGTGCGACCTTCTGGACTCGTGAGTCCGGACGACCTGCTGGACGCCATCAAAACCCGATCCGAGAGCCGCAACATGGACCTGAACTACAGAGGAATGCTGA TCCCAGAGGAGAACATCGCCACCATGAAACACGGCGCTCAGGTGGTCAAAGGTGAGCTGAAGTCGGCGCTGCTGGACGGAGACACTCAGAACTACGACCTGGACCACGGGTTCTCCAGACACCCCATCGAGGAGGATGGCCGGGCCGGCATCGAGGTCAAACTGGGTCAGCCGTCCATCATCAACCACATCCGCCTCCTGCTTTGGGACCGGGACAGCCG CTCGTACTCCTACTACATCGAGGTGTCCATGGACGAGCTGGACTGGATACGGGTGGTGGACCACTCCAAGCACCTGTGCCGCTCCTGGCAGAACCTTTACTTCACCCCACGAGTTTGCAG GTACGTTCGCATCGTCGGGACTCACAATACGGTCAACAAGGTCTTCCACCTGGTGGCCTTCGAGTGCATGTTCACCAGCCGCTCCTTCACGCTGGAGAACGGCCTTCTGG TTCCCGCTGAGAACGTCGCCACCACAGCCTGCTGTGCCAGCGTGATTGAGGGAGTGAGTCGCAGCAGAAATGCCTTGCTCAACGGGGATACTCGCAACTATGACTGGGACTCTGGCTACACCTGCCACCAGCTGGGTTCTGGAGCCATCGTCATCCAGCTGGCTCAGCCCTACTCTGTCAGCTCTCTGAG GCTGCTGCTGTGGGACTGTGACGAGCGCTCCTACAGTTACTACATCGAGGTTTCCACCAACCAGCAGCAATGGCTCAAAGTAGTGGACCGAACCAAAGTGGCGTGTCG ATCCTGGCAGACGCTGAATTTTGATAAACAACCTGCCTCCTTCATCCGCATTGTCGGGACTCACAACACTGCTAACGAG GTTTTCCACTGCGTTCATTTCGAGTGTCCAGCCCAGCTGGACACAGAGGTCAAGGAGGGTTCTCCGGGTTTGGACTCGTCGGATTCTGGGGGGGGcggcccgcagcagcagcggTCCCAGCGGCCCCCGCGTTCCCACAGTCTGCTGTCCAGCCagccctccccctcctccttctccaCTGCACCTCATCATtga